AGCAGAGTCTAGGAATCTGGACAGATGCAGAATGGAGTAGGAAGGCTGGtccaaagaaaactgaaaattggaGAACAAGGGGCAGGGCCGAGCCTAAACTGTGGTAGGGGCTAGGAGACAAGAATCTGAGGACAAGAGCTGGGCTGAGTAGCTCACCTTAGGCATATCCTTGCCACTGCCCTCTCTGAGGGGGTCAGAAGCAGGGGCTGCAGGGTAGTTAGGAGGCTCCTCAGGTCTAGGTTCAGCCTGTAGCCGTTGGCGGAGCTCAGCCAGCCGTCCCAAAAGAGCAGTCACATCTTCAGAGGCCAGAGCCTGCCTGGCGCGGCCTTGCCAGCTGATGGCCCTCTCTGTGAGGCACTGCAGGGCCTCGCCCTCGGGCAGCCGCACAGGCAGTCTCTGCAGGGCTACCAGCagtgccaggatggtctccaggCGCGGGCGCCTTGAGCGCATACACAGTGGACACAGGAATTTGGTGTCCCATTCCCACCAGGCCAGCAGTGGGGATGAGGTGGGATTGGGCCTCGGAGAGCTGAGGAGGCGAGGCACTGACACACACCGCCCATGGAACCAGTCCTGACACAGGTCACACTGCAGAGCTCCCGCCCCAGCCGGCACCTGCCCACACACACAGATAGAGGTTGTAGAGGAGGCCGTGGTCGATGATGCCAGTGGACTGGGCTTGGCCGAATTGGTGCGACGCAGCTGCAGGAtaccctccttctccttctgttcCCCCTCCTTGAAGGCCACGATCTGCCACACCCAGGACAGGAGCAAAGTGGGTCAGCAGCCTaccccttcccttctctgggcccTTCCTTAACACCCCCACTCCCAAACCAGgagaactgaggctcaggggaCAAGCGGTCTGCTCATGGCCACCCAGCTCAGACACTCTATCATCACCAAGTCCTTCTCCCCATCTGTGTCTAAGCTCCTTACCacagagcctgggtccctgaggtCCTGCGCAGACAGCCCCAGCAGCTCTGTGTCAGATTTGTACAACCCCAGCTCCTTCTCCATCCACCGGCTGCGCTTGGTGCTGTCTGAGCCGGCATCTGCACATGGGCAGAGAACCTGGGGCAGGCAGACAAGAGAGGGAATGACTGGGCTTCCCTTAcatcccccacctccttccctccctggtgCCCCTACAAAACCCATGTTATCTCATGAGCCATCTCATAGAAGCCAGGGCAGGCGTTAAGAGACGCTGTAGGTCAAGgtcccaggcctcacctccagcaGCGTGTAGCAAGAATTTTTCTTGAGGAAGGTCTTGGAGGCCTTCTCCCTCCAGGAGTGCGCTGTCAGTACCTGTAGCTCTAGCTGTCTCAGCTCCTCCAGCCCCACAGGTAGGTCCCGGCCCACAGCTACTAGGCCCTCCAAGTCATCCAGGCAGGGGTAGTGGTCACCATTCTAAGGACAAGGGCAAGAGACAGCTCAGTTCAGCTTGCCAATGCTATTGATGCTTactctgtgcctggccctgagctGGAAAGATGAACTGGGCTCAGTCTTGAGGGATTAAAAAAATAGGTGTCATCCTAAGGAACAACCACTTGGCTCTCTCCCACAACACCGGCATCTACTGACTGGCTCAGCCCCAAATATCTAGTCAGCCTTCTGTTGTGGTttgcctcttctcctctcctccatgACCCTGCCCTGCTCAGTCCCATACCACCTGCTTCCCTGGCCCACCAATCTCATCCTAACCAGTGCCCTCTCTTCCTTCAGGCCAGCCTCACACTCTTCCTCTCACCCTGCTCATCAGGCACATCTTGCCTCCTGACTACATGCCATgcccccttcctctctccagcCAACCCAACCCATCCCAGCAACCCAGCACATCCCAGTGTATATGCCATCTCTTCCCAGCTGGACTGAAGGCCTGGGGTGGGAGTGGCAGGGTCCTCACTTGGATCTCATCAACATCAGCAATCCAGGCCCGGGCCTTAGCAAGAGCCTCCTTGAGAGCCTGGATGTTGGGCAGGTGAACGGGGATGTTTTCCGCTTCACGGATTATGGCCTCAAGTGTGGCTGGTGGATGCTTCTGCCTAAaggtaaggaaaaaaagaacactcAGTCTGATGTGGTCTGCCTGACCAGAAGCCCAGCCTGACCACCAGATATATCTGCAAGGGCCCCTTGGGTGTCTGTTATTCCTGCTGTCACCTGGGCCTACTTGCTTGTATTCCACCTAAGGGTAGCTGCCAGTCCCTGCTTCCCCAAGACTGCATGCACCCAACTTCATCCCTTCTGCCACGGCTCTTGCACCTCTGTTTGTCTGCCAGTCTGCTGGCCTGCTAGCAATGCCTACATATACAACCTGTATTGTGTAATCTGTTGCTGCAGTTTGTCAACTGCCCTGTGTGGGGTCTTTCTACCAACATCTGCCCATCTGCCTGTCACCTGTGCTTCTGGGTATGCGCACATTAGCCTGTAGGGCTAGTCTTCTAGATAATCTCTATCTGTCCATTTCTGCTTCTCCATCAGCCTCTCTTTGCCTTTAAGTATACagagttgttttttaaagaaacgaCAAGATGGACAACGAAAGAGGGGAGAGTCAATACAGTAACACAGGAGCGTGATACCTAAGGCCACCCATGGGCATCCTCTTCTGGGTCTCCACTCAACTTTGATGTTTGGAATAGGGCAGGGAAGGGAAGCAGCAGCTGGACCTACCTGGCCTCCAGGCAGAGGTGGGCTTTCTCCTCCCAGCGTTCAGCAATGGTCAGCAGTTCCTGCAGCTCGGCCTGGGCTTTATCCACAGCAGGGCTAGGGGCTACACTGGCACCCGCGACCAACAGTCCTCGCATGACAGCCAAGGTGCCCCTTCGGGCTGAGGGGGCCAGTGTGCGTTTCACCTCATCCAGCCATCGCGCCTGTTCCACCTGCCGCTGGAGCTGCTGGGCCTCAGGCACCTCCACCCCCAGCTGCCGCCCCCTCTCCAACAGGGACTGCAGTAGCCCTGGACTGGAGGGCAGTGAGGCCAGGGCCTCACGAGCCTCAGCCTGGTAGGCCTCCACCTGTTCCAGAACACCCTACCAGGACACAGGATGAAGAACAAACTCCTCAGCTGGGCCCACTGAGGGGTTCCACCACCAGATGGAACCTTGTCCCACCTACCTTCTTACCCTCCAAGCTTTTGGGGCAAAGGAGCCTAACATGGGCTGAGCTCTCCTTCTCCAAGCCCTAAGACAGCTGGGATTCCTAACACTGACTGCTCATTAGAATGCCCTGGGGAATTTaagaatgcagattcctgggccccaccctgaGAGATTCTTAATTAACTAATAATTATTAATCTATGCTTTATTTAACTTTTCAGAGGGCTCTGTTCTCAGGGCACCAAGAGACCTCCCTGCCCTAAAAATTGCTATCATTAGTCCTCACATAAACCCTTGTGCTCACCCCCCTGGGGTCTGTTGCCCTCTCCATCTCACTACTCCTCCACCTTCATGAATTTCCCTCTACTTTCCAAGCCCAACAAGCACCCCTGTTACCTCCTTCTCCTCTACCCCTCCTCCAGGAAACCTTACCTGGACTCTGTATCCTATACCCATACCCTTGCCACCTGACCCTCAAGGCCCATTTCTAACAGACAAGTCACTAGACCCTTGCCTCACCCCTCCCACCTGTTCTTTTCTCACACGTGTGTCCTGTCTTGCCTGAACACTTTAAGCTTTTGAAAGGAGACAAGCATGGCCTGCTGCTCAGGTCCCCTGGTCCCCTTGATCCCTCATCAGCACTCCAAGCGTCCTCACCTTGACATCCCCAATCTGGTGCATGGCACAAGGCAGGTTGTTCATCTGGTCCAGAAAGGCCCGGAGCTCAGTCAGGGTCATCTGTAGACCAGCCATCCTGTGGGGGCTATGAAGTATCACATGTGAGGTTTCAGGTCCAAACCCAGTGCCCTCCCTCCATGTCTATGCTAAGACTGAACACCTTTCCTCACTACACCTGTCCACCTTGATCTCGCATATTTCACATTTGCCCCAATTGCCCAGGTTAGAGGGAAGGTTTTAAATTATAGAGCATGTTCATATTATGAGGGGAAAGAATTAGAAACTAATGGGTTGTAATAAGAGCTACACTTTGCAATCCATCCGCTACTGTGAACTCTAAAGCTGTGTTAGCAGGGATCAGGTCTATACATCTTTGTCCTGTTCTTACCCGTAAGCCTCCCGCAACTCTTCCCTGCCCACAAAACCCCTCAGCCTCTCTCTCAGGCCACTTCCAGGTactgataaaaaataaacacttctAGCTTTTTTATCACGGAggctctcctctcctttttagGTGGCCTGGTCTCCTTGTCCTCCCCAACACCTTCCAGGCCATCTCACACTCTTGTGCCTGGCAGCTTCCTGCTGATGTCCATTCTGCCAAATGGTATTCACAGTCCACCCCTTGCAGCACTTTTCCTCGGTGCTGGATCCTCAGCACCTTATGTGTGCCCTAACTCCTCATGCTGTCATACCCAGCTTCCTGGCCGCTGACCAGTCCCAGAGCTCGGGACACGCAAGCCTCTGCCTCACTCAGGCAGTTCTTTAGTTGCTGCAGCAGCTCACTATTAGGAAACCTCCGCTCACGGGCTTCAGACTCTAGTGCCCTCAGTTCTTCAAGGCCTGGAAGAAAAATGAGGGCAGCAAAGAGTAGGCAGTATTGAATAGAGGCAGAGGAAGGGGGTCAGAGTACAGAAGAAAGGGAATAGAACTTGCCTGTGGAGTCCCTCCATCCCCCCATCACTCACTGCGCTTCCGCCcatcctccacctccagggccaCTCGCACTTTGTTGGCCCAGGTGTCAAAGGACTCAGCCCGAACCTTCAGCTTATGCAGCATGGCAGGAAGCTCATCCAAGGTATACCGATACCTGGAGGAAGAGGGCAGGCAAGAGCATGTCTGGCCCAGCTCTCCATCCTCCTTCTTGCCCCACTTCCTCCAGAAAGGCCCATGCTCACCGCAGGTACTGCCGGCTACTGGAGCACTTGCAGAGATCATTGATGTGGGAAAGGCAGACAAGGCCGTCTGGGCAGTCGTAGCAGGCCAGGGCTGACAGGAAACACGTAGTCTTGCACTTGATACACTGGCGCTCATCATCTGGGAGCAGCTCGAAAGCCTCTCGCTCAGCCTCTGTGATACCCTAAGGGCATTTAACCCATGCGTTATATATAACCAGAACCAGGTAGCAAAATCCTCCATCTCAGCCATCACCGACCCCTACTTTAGATTCAAATCTATGCTGAGGGTCATGGGGTTTAAGAGGCCAAACCCCAGGGAGCATACCTGCCCTTTGTAAAGTCTAGACTCTCAAAGCTTGGGGAATCAGATAAACCAGGGCAAGATCAGTGTGCACTGAGTCAGATAattttatagaggaagaaaaatcaggccgggcgcggtggctcacgcctgtaatcccagcactttgggaggccgaggcgggcggatcacgaggtcaggagatcgagaccatcctggctaacatggtgaaaccccgtctctagtaaaaatacaaaaaattaaccgggcgtagtggcgggcgcctgtagtcccagctactcgggaggctgaggcaggagaatggcgtgaacccgggaggcggagcttgcagtgagctgagattgcgccactgcactccagcctgggcgacagagccagactccgtctcaaaaaaaaaaaaaaaaaaagaaaaatcaggtaaGATCCAGATCAGCAGAAAGGGCCTTGTGGGTGAGAAGTGAGGAAAGTGGTGGACCAAGATACCAGAGAGGTGGCAATGAGTGCAAGTGGCCAAGGGACAGGCCTGGCTAGTTATGTGTACTGGGGAACAATATCAGCTTCCAGTTACTCAGAGCCcactgtgttccaggcaccacGCTAGCCACTTAGTAGGCAGGAGATACTTGTGCACATATATAACTTAGAGAAATTCAACCGTATGTGCTTGTGTTCAAGGTTTAAAGAGATATAATAATTTTCTCCCAACAATATGGTTTCCAAACCTAATCCAATGACTTCATCTGTTGctcagataaagaaaaagcaatccatttcaaaaatgaaggaaaagctgGCTATATTGGAGTAATCGAGAGACAACCCAGTGTGTATATCTAATGGGCAATTTCAGGGATTTTAATGGGAAATGTCGACTCTTAACAGTTTTTGTCTTACATACCAACTTTAACACCTAATCTCTGCATAAGTTATGAGCCCAAATCCCACTCTTCCACTTATATGCTGTGTGATCATGAGTAAATCATCTAACGTCTCTGGGTCTGTTTCATTATCTAGTAAGATGGAGATAAACAGTATCATCCTTGttgggttgttatgaggattaacaaaaataaagcagCTATGGAATCAGACAAGTATCTCAGCACTCAGATTCAGtgttcatcaaatatttactgttATTAGCTCTAATTTTCAGATAAGAATATATATTCCACAGGCCTATCTCATTTTACTAAGGCAGAAACTAAGTCTCAGGGTCAGTAACTTGCCAAACTGAGTTAATTTTGACTCTAAAGCCAGAGAATATTCTAAGGATGAAGTCTCTAGGGTTTTTTTGGACTACAGACTCTTGAGAATTGGATGTAAACTATAAGTCCTCTTCCCAGAAACATACTTAAATACACATACAATCTCTTACAGGATTCCAAGACTATGGTGTCCAGAATGCTTCTCTGAGGTAAGGGCCAAGTGTGAAGAATTCTGAATGTCAAGATGAGAAGGTCTATTCTCCCCACCTTGCTTTGGCTCCTTCCCACAGCTTGGCACAGCCACACGGCCATCATTTAATAACAGTACTGAACAGAGTGAGAAAATGATGCCTGGAAAAGCCCAGGGACTCAACAACTTACACCACGACTGAGAGGCCCCAGACTTCCAACACTACTGTAGCTATAGTTCTCCCTATAGCCCACACTCACAGGAAAGCTATAAATGAgctttaaaataagaaagtattaCCCTAAATAGGCAGCAAGGGATCCCACAGAACCAGCACTCCTTTGTAATCTTATGAAAGACTCTCACAAAGTCAATTCCCTAACTCGGCAAGTGTGAAATTTGAAGATGATGGCTGAAACTACACGAGTGGACTTTAGAGCTCTGTAGCAGCTTCCAGTCAGCTACACACACAACTGACACAAGCTTACAAGAAATCAATTAAAGCAGGACAACCTTCAGCTTGGTAATATTATTGCCCTAGCTGGAGTTAATGAACCATCTGCATGTAATAAAATGGCAATTCCTGAGAAACATTCCAAATTTCAATCAGTTTCTTCATGTATTAACATTACCAATAATAGCAGCTGCAACATTGCAAAGGCAATGTTAGAGAGATGGCTTTCATATAAATCACCTTACTCTAACCTTACATCTTGCAAGttaggtatttatttccattttagagtAGGAAAGTGACATATGAAAGATCAAGTAACTTGATACAGTCACCTAGATAATCAGCAGTGAGGTTTCATATGCCAGTCTATTTTGCTGGGTCATGTAAATAATGATAAATAGCTGCTATACCAGTACCTGCCATGGGTCAGTCACTAAGCAAACATCTTTAATACAATCAACTATCCAAAAAGATAAGCATTATCATAATCCCATTTTTCAGAGGGGAAAACTGACAATGAAGTAAATCGACTTAAGCAAGGTTGCTGGTAAAGGGTATAGCAGAGAATGGTATGTGGTTTTCAATCGAGATGCATCTAGTTCTTTTCACTATATGCCAAGAGTAGAGGCTACATCTTCTTggtgctgcctctgcctccccgaaCTTCCACCAGAATAGGGTGCTTGATCTGGGGTACTCTCCCCACCTTCTCCAGCAGGGCCTTTCGTAGACGCCGCTCTTCTTGCACCATGATGAACATCTCCTTATGCACAGCTGCCGCCAGGTTCAGGTCTAGCTTCTCTGGGCAGGCAGCCATCTTGCAGATAAGCTCCTCATGGGAGAAGACGCAGTATCTCCGGAGCCGGCGGTAGTGCTCAATGCACTGGCGCCCAGCAGGCAACTGTGGGCAGGTTCAAGGTTGAGTGTGGCCAAGTCTGGAGGCCATGATGCCCCAGCTTCTCTACAACCCTCCTGCTTCTCCCCACCATCCCACCACATTCTAGACTCACCCAGTCAGCAGTGCAAAAGTTGACAGCCTCGGCAAAGTTGTAGCCTTGGTTGAAGCCGCTGTGGTAAGCACGGGGGAAGGTAATGACAAATTCTCCTGCACACTGGTTTGTGCGGACAACCTGAAGAACACAAAAGGCCATGGCTGTTGAGATAGAAATTTTCCTGTATACAGACCTGACTTAAGTGCAAGGTCATTAAGGAGACAAAGAAAAGCCTCAGGGAACACAGTCTGACAACAGAATCCCAGACTCTCCAACTCTGAAAGGAAGGACCACTGGTCTCTGCTCTCAAGGTTTTGATGTGTGTTGAGATGACAGGAAGatttgagattaaaaaatatatctgtcAAAATATTCCAACTTCCTTAGTaatttttgcaaaaattataaatatcactTTTAATCAAGCTGGACAAGCTTTTTTAGTCATTTACTTTCATCAGTTATATATGCAGTTTCTAGAGTCAAATGGCTCTATAAAGATCTGTTATAAAATCAGCCAGCCTTGCCATTCTCCCTTCCCCACAGCCAATCACTTCCACCTCTTCTGATTATTTTGGCGTTGATTATAACTACCTTAAATAACATGCTTCTAGACTATGTTAAAAACAGCCTCCTGTTTCTCAATTTGCTTAGTTTTTTATGCATATATCCCTAACTTTCTGACCaatatttaaatctcttttcctATCAATTTTCATCTTTCTGTAGCAGTCTCATGCAACCTTCTGATCTGTCCCAATCTGGACCAGCTGTCCTCCCTGGATCATCACTCTCTTGTGACAGATCTCCTATTTCCTAGATCCcatgtcttcctctttcttggtTTATTCCTTTGCTATGCTTAAGAACATCCTCCAACAGTTTCCTGAGAAATGGTGTGAAGaacctacttttctttttttaaagaaagtctcTATTCTTACTCTCACACTTGACTGTATATAGAATTCTAAGatgaaaatccttttttttttttttttttgagacggagtctcgctctgtcgcccaggctggagtgcagtggcatgatctcggctcactgcaaggtccgcctcccgggttcacgccattctcctgcctcagcctctccaaatagctgggactacaggcgcctgccaccacgcccggctaattttttgtatttttagtagagatggggtttcaccgtggtctcgatctcctgacctcgtgatccgcccgcctcggcctcccaaagtgctgggattacaagtgtgagccaccgcgcccagcgaaaatcctttttttaaaaactcccatACTTGTTGactcagaaaataattttaaaggcacACTGCTCTGATCTTCTAGTGTTACTGTTGAAAAGTTCGAAGCCATTCTGATTTCTAATGCTTGATAAGCATTTGaaacctgtttctctctctctcgagcTTATAGGATTCTTCTGGTCTCAGTGTTTCACATGGAAATTTACAGGATATATCTTGGTATGAATTTCTTTTCACTCATGTACTGGGTAGGCCCATTGACTCTGGAAAATCGGTTCTCCAGTTCAGGGAAATTTTCTTGAGTGATTTCATTAATGATTTCATCCTCTCAGTTTtcatctattttcttttcataactCCTATTTGAATATTGAACCTCATAGAAAAATTCCCTAATTTTTTCTacccttttccatctttttactctACTTTTTGGGAGATTTCCTCAACTATTCATCTTTCAAAAGTGGAAAACAtacactttttacatttttcactttTGCTATCATAACTTTATTTGCGGTATGCTATTTTTTAAACAGTATTCTggtcttcattcatttttacagtATAtgcttttcttctgaagtttatttCTCCCTGCCTAGCCTCTGTATCTCCAAGTTGCTtctgttttttggggggtttatTTTTTAGGgtttcctcagtttttttttttttttttgacgcagagtctcactttgtcacccaggctacagtgccgtggtgcaatttcggctcactgcaacctccgcctcctgggttcaagtgattctcctgcctcagccttccaagcagctgggattacaggcacacgccactacgccgtatttttagtagagacggggttttgtcatgttgtccaggctggtctcaaactcctgacctcaggtgatccacccaccttggctgggattacaggcgtgagccactgcaccgcaCTGGCCTCTCAGTTGTTAATCTGTGGCTGCCTGCTTATATTTAAGAGGAAGAGATTAAAAAGCTGAATGGAAGCTCTGAGTACACAGATGAAGCTTGTCAACTGTGAGCTTCACTGTAGGGTGATCTAGCTAAGCCATTTAGTTTGGGAAACTCCAGGTCTTTCCTTGCAGGCCAGTCAGACTCCCCaaagaaaatccttttttttttttttttttttgcctgtaggAAAAAAGGCCTGGCAGCCAGTGTTCTAACAGCCAAGTGGAGAATGATGGCTGGGAACCTCAGCATCCAGTATGATAAATCCTAATTACATTCCCTATAACTCCACCTTCAATTGTACCTAGGAGACCTTAAACCAGAGACTCTGTTTTAACCTCTTCAGAAATAAATCTTCAGTCTTTTACTAGAGCGACTAGACATTTCTAGCTGCCCAGCATGGGAGGATAtctcacagcttttttttttgagacggagtctcgctctgtcgcccaggctggagtgcagtggtgtgatctcggctcattgtaagctccacctcacgggttcatgccattctcctgcctcagcctcccgagtagctgggactacaggcatccgccaccatgcccggctaattttttgtatttttagtagagacggggtttcactgtgttagccaggatggtctcaatctcctgatctcatgatccacccgcctcggcctcccaaagtgctgggattacaggcgtgagccattgcacccggccctcACAGCTTCTTATATAGACATGAACCAATCCTTATTTTCACCCCATCCATCTTTACCCCTAGAATGCCTGGTGCCACTGATAACAAATCTTTGGGGGATTCTGAGGTATGAATCGGGTTGGTTCTCAAGATGTCCTCAGTATTGGCTtatgtttcagttttctcatctatctgTTTTCTAGTTTCAAGAGTTTTATCATTGTCTCCTCTCTCGTATTCTCcatctctgtaatttttttcaccTTAAAAAATCCCTTTATGTAATTTTTGTGGAGTTTCAGTACAGAATGGAAGTAGCCATGTGTATGCTTAATCTGTCATCTTTACTGAGAAGTCTCACAAAGCTTTTTAAGATAAACATTCAATTTTGGTGAAGACACAGTGAAGTAGGTACAGTGCCGGTAAGGGAATCAATACATTCTACTCTCTGGAAAACAAATTTGCTAATGTATATCAAGAACCCTTCAACCCAATGATTCCTCTGCCAGGAGTCTAaattaatttggggagaattaacATCCTAACAATATCAAATCTTCCCATTCATAAACATATCTCCACATTTATTTGGACCATGCATCAGCTCCCACCTCCATCATATTTTCTTCTCAAATCTATCTCTACTTAGAGGCAACATCAGCATTTCTTTCTTACCTGTATTATTGCACTGGCCTCAATTACTAACTGCCAGAACTATCTTCCAAAAATAGCAAATTTGACCATGTAATGCCTCAGCTGAGAGCCCCTCACTGGAATCCCCATGCCTACATGATTAAGCCACAGCTGTGACAGGTAAACTCTTACTCTT
The Gorilla gorilla gorilla isolate KB3781 chromosome X, NHGRI_mGorGor1-v2.1_pri, whole genome shotgun sequence genome window above contains:
- the KDM5C gene encoding lysine-specific demethylase 5C isoform X12 yields the protein MEPGSDDFLPPPECPVFEPSWAEFRDPLGYIAKIRPIAEKSGICKIRPPADWQPPFAVEVDNFRFTPRIQRLNELEAQTRVKLNYLDQIAKFWEIQGSSLKIPNVERRILDLYSLSKIVVEEGGYEAICKDRRWARVAQRLNYPPGKNIGSLLRSHYERIVYPYEMYQSGANLVCNTRPFDNEEKDKEYKPHSIPLRQSVQPSKFNSYGRRAKRLQPDPEPTEEDIEKNPELKKLQIYGAGPKMMGLGLMAKDKTLRKKDKEGPECPPTVVVKEELGGDVKVESTSPKTFLESKEELSHSPEPCTKMTMRLRRNHSNAQFIESYVCRMCSRGDEDDKLLLCDGCDDNYHIFCLLPPLPEIPKGVWRCPKCVMAECKRPPEAFGFEQATREYTLQSFGEMADSFKADYFNMPVHMVPTELVEKEFWRLVNSIEEDVTVEYGADIHSKEFGSGFPVSDSKRHLTPEEEEYATSGWNLNVMPVLEQSVLCHINADISGMKVPWLYVGMVFSAFCWHIEDHWSYSINYLHWGEPKTWYGVPSLAAEHLEEVMKKLTPELFDSQPDLLHQLVTLMNPNTLMSHGVPVVRTNQCAGEFVITFPRAYHSGFNQGYNFAEAVNFCTADWLPAGRQCIEHYRRLRRYCVFSHEELICKMAACPEKLDLNLAAAVHKEMFIMVQEERRLRKALLEKGITEAEREAFELLPDDERQCIKCKTTCFLSALACYDCPDGLVCLSHINDLCKCSSSRQYLRYRYTLDELPAMLHKLKVRAESFDTWANKVRVALEVEDGRKRSLEELRALESEARERRFPNSELLQQLKNCLSEAEACVSRALGLVSGQEAGPHRMAGLQMTLTELRAFLDQMNNLPCAMHQIGDVKGVLEQVEAYQAEAREALASLPSSPGLLQSLLERGRQLGVEVPEAQQLQRQVEQARWLDEVKRTLAPSARRGTLAVMRGLLVAGASVAPSPAVDKAQAELQELLTIAERWEEKAHLCLEARQKHPPATLEAIIREAENIPVHLPNIQALKEALAKARAWIADVDEIQNGDHYPCLDDLEGLVAVGRDLPVGLEELRQLELQVLTAHSWREKASKTFLKKNSCYTLLEVLCPCADAGSDSTKRSRWMEKELGLYKSDTELLGLSAQDLRDPGSVIVAFKEGEQKEKEGILQLRRTNSAKPSPLASSTTASSTTSICVCGQVPAGAGALQCDLCQDWFHGRCVSVPRLLSSPRPNPTSSPLLAWWEWDTKFLCPLCMRSRRPRLETILALLVALQRLPVRLPEGEALQCLTERAISWQGRARQALASEDVTALLGRLAELRQRLQAEPRPEEPPNYPAAPASDPLREGSGKDMPKVQGLLENGDSVTSPEKVAPEEGSDLELLSSLLPQLTGPVLELPEATRAPLEELMMEGDLLEVTLDENHSIWQLLQAGQPPDLERIRTLLEVMPLMNGD
- the KDM5C gene encoding lysine-specific demethylase 5C isoform X11: MEPGSDDFLPPPECPVFEPSWAEFRDPLGYIAKIRPIAEKSGICKIRPPADWQPPFAVEVDNFRFTPRIQRLNELEAQTRVKLNYLDQIAKFWEIQGSSLKIPNVERRILDLYSLSKIVVEEGGYEAICKDRRWARVAQRLNYPPGKNIGSLLRSHYERIVYPYEMYQSGANLVQCNTRPFDNEEKDKEYKPHSIPLRQSVQPSKFNSYGRRAKRLQPDPEPTEEDIEKNPELKKLQIYGAGPKMMGLGLMAKDKTLRKKDKEGPECPPTVVVKEELGGDVKVESTSPKTFLESKEELSHSPEPCTKMTMRLRRNHSNAQFIESYVCRMCSRGDEDDKLLLCDGCDDNYHIFCLLPPLPEIPKGVWRCPKCVMAECKRPPEAFGFEQATREYTLQSFGEMADSFKADYFNMPVHMVPTELVEKEFWRLVNSIEEDVTVEYGADIHSKEFGSGFPVSDSKRHLTPEEEEYATSGWNLNVMPVLEQSVLCHINADISGMKVPWLYVGMVFSAFCWHIEDHWSYSINYLHWGEPKTWYGVPSLAAEHLEEVMKKLTPELFDSQPDLLHQLVTLMNPNTLMSHGVPVVRTNQCAGEFVITFPRAYHSGFNQGYNFAEAVNFCTADWLPAGRQCIEHYRRLRRYCVFSHEELICKMAACPEKLDLNLAAAVHKEMFIMVQEERRLRKALLEKGITEAEREAFELLPDDERQCIKCKTTCFLSALACYDCPDGLVCLSHINDLCKCSSSRQYLRYRYTLDELPAMLHKLKVRAESFDTWANKVRVALEVEDGRKRSLEELRALESEARERRFPNSELLQQLKNCLSEAEACVSRALGLVSGQEAGPHRMAGLQMTLTELRAFLDQMNNLPCAMHQIGDVKGVLEQVEAYQAEAREALASLPSSPGLLQSLLERGRQLGVEVPEAQQLQRQVEQARWLDEVKRTLAPSARRGTLAVMRGLLVAGASVAPSPAVDKAQAELQELLTIAERWEEKAHLCLEARQKHPPATLEAIIREAENIPVHLPNIQALKEALAKARAWIADVDEIQNGDHYPCLDDLEGLVAVGRDLPVGLEELRQLELQVLTAHSWREKASKTFLKKNSCYTLLEVLCPCADAGSDSTKRSRWMEKELGLYKSDTELLGLSAQDLRDPGSVIVAFKEGEQKEKEGILQLRRTNSAKPSPLASSTTASSTTSICVCGQVPAGAGALQCDLCQDWFHGRCVSVPRLLSSPRPNPTSSPLLAWWEWDTKFLCPLCMRSRRPRLETILALLVALQRLPVRLPEGEALQCLTERAISWQGRARQALASEDVTALLGRLAELRQRLQAEPRPEEPPNYPAAPASDPLREGSGKDMPKVQGLLENGDSVTSPEKVAPEEGSDLELLSSLLPQLTGPVLELPEATRAPLEELMMEGDLLEVTLDENHSIWQLLQAGQPPDLERIRTLLEVMPLMNGD